AACAAAACAGTGCTTCaggtgttggttggttggttgaaaaactttatttgggtcctgcaaggcgcgcgtcagcgcttCAGGTGTGTCCTGATTAATTAAGGCATGACGCTATGCACGgtgccgatgcagcttctgttACGCAAGTCGGTTCGACAGCAagacgcgctctccgcagagccTTGTGACTTCGAGGACAATAGGTGACCAtcaagtgtggcggcgattcatcagCTGACGTCGTCTGTTCCGTAAAGGCTGCTCGTATCTCGTTTCAAGCGGCGTACGGCATGTAATTAAGGCAATGTTTAgaaataactacatgcgtgccgctaaaatatctgtcacctCTGTTTCTGGACATTTGGGAACGAAATAGGGGAGACCTGGCAAGACATATATATAGAACAAAATGAAATTTTGCGTTCATAGAAGAGCAACGCGAACAGCGGGAATACGCTGATACTTATCAAATACTTCCTCCATAAATCTCCATGCAGAAGAAGTTTTTCGTAGTTCCGCCAGCACGTCCAACCATGTGTATGTATCGGCAACTGCAATAGATACATGcttctttgtaaaaaaaaaaaagagttctgttCCTATGGACTCCGTGAGTGGGAGGGTCCATATATGAAtctcttgcttgtttttttttaaatgtgatcTCTGTAATGAAGGCttgtctcctggtcggagcagccgctatTTCgtcttaatatgcgcagctgtcagtagaggGGCCCGTTGCTGACGGCCCTGTCATCGGAAGGCCCACTGTCGGAAGGCCCAGCTTGAGCTATCTCCGGCAGCGTTCGCAGAAACTGCGCCTTTCATCGCCGagcaatgacgtcaccatgcgtcgcctagcaacgcgttggaggaaggaaaagatgAGAAGTGAAGAGGAGGAGAACCTAAGtaaataaagcaaaataaaatGTCTTGGCTaggcggggttcgaacccgggtaccGACGGTCCGAAGGCCAATgccgcaaccactcggctatccaggcacgccgaCAGAACAAGCATCCATGGGAACGATATGATTGTactgctatgggcgagagaacgagaaaaagatagaaagggaaagagagagaaaagaaacagatagaaagaaacacagtgatagagagagagagaaatagagatagagaaagagatagaaacagagtGGTAGGTGTgtaggatgaggaggaggggaagggtgaagcatagagtttcctacaatatttactagagggaactctgacgctagtgtctatgggagctgcaacgcatgacgcttcagccagcatgggaatgatgggtagtgcacaaatttgtctaaacttcgttctttcggctcagtttggctgcgcgtcgcctgcatccgctttgtcgcaaaacaaagttcagccaaagccagcagtcccacttcaccacgttaacttttttaggctcaccgattcaaatctggtcacgaagttctcAACGAtgcattcttttatccgaaacgaacgccaaaacacagcaataaacagagccacaagtacgtttgaagccgcaagcacgaagactaggcaaatttgtgtactacccatcattcctatggtagctgaacgatcgcagcgccagagtcccatctagttaattttaggaaactctatggggtgaagcatagcatagctttgtacaGTGTAGTatagagggtgaggaggagggaaagagggaTTGGAGAGGGTGAAGCGTAGCATAGTCttctatagtatagcaaggggtgggaaagggaagtgagggtgacgggGGAGGGGTAGGAGGAGGGAAACCGCACCAGCTctactgtttcctcagtcttcgcaccactagtgcacaACTGCCCTAATTTTTCACCCCTGAGATTTGCAACGACTCGAGATATGTATCCAGCCCTTCATAACAGCCCTACAATTATTAGTATGTCTgtatgtaaatgcaacttgcgtCTCTAATGTACTTCAGAATTGTGAAATTACCTGCTCCGGGGTGCTCCCCGATGCGAAATTGcgtgctccaaagtgctccataatggaaatttttgctgctgcaaagctctccaaaatgaaaatggccccgccacggtggtctagtggttagggcgctcgactactgacccgaaggtcgcgggatcaaatccggctgcggctgctgcattttcgatggaggtgaaaatgtttcaggcccgtgtacctagatttaggtgcacgttaaagaaccccaggtagtcgaaatttccggagccctccacttcggcgtctctcataataatatcgtggttttgggacgttaaaccccatatattattatccAAAACGAAaatcttgctgctccaaaaattgctccaaatcagaagtactcggtagcatcactgagctACCTAGCTAACTCAGTGTTGCGAGCACAACGAAGCTTTTACAGAGAAAAAATTGCTATTTTCTTTATCCAAACTTATTGCTACTATAAAAAAAATTTCACAGTATGATTCAACGTTTCATTGCAATAGGGTTTAATAAAAATATACTTAAAATGTTTTCAACGAGCCCACGTATCATGTCGTATGTGAAAGTGGCTACAGTGTTGGACATTGTTCCTCATTTTCCGCGGCACAACACGCAAAACACTTTGAACCTAATTAATCGTCGTAGGTTTGCTCAGCAATAGTAAATTGTCCTTCACTCAAGTCAAGCTCTTCATTGAAGTTTCGCCGAAGGATCAGCCCACCCACCAAAGCGTTTCTCTATTTCCTTGGCAACAGCCAGGCATATCCGGTCATTTCCCCTCTTGGCAACAACCTGGATGCACGAGGGCAAATTCTCTCTTGATAGCATTACAGGACACACTGTTGCGGGCACCTTGAACAAATTGAACAGAGCCGTCATGCCTGTTGAATCGACAAATAGAAATTCCTGATTCTGAAACGGCGCATCGCTCGTGGAAGCTGGCAGGACAAGAACTCCGTCGTCACCCAGCGTCTCCTCGAACCGATCGCGGGCTCTTTCTATGGAAGCCGTGAAGGCTTGAGCCTTTTGCTCCGAACGGAAGCTGTAAAGCGAAGCCGTCCTAGACGCGACCAACGCTGCGAGTGTGTGCCGGCCAGCACCCACGAGGTGGCGGAGCAGTTCGACTAACGTGTTAAAGCCGCCGGGCCTGAAGATATGGGCCAGTGGTGTGGGATCCTTGATGGCAATAACCTTGAACCACTCCTCCATGCCGAATCGCATTTCGGGCAGGTGCAGCTGATTCGCTTCGAGTCCGTGCTCCACAGTGAGGTACTGGGTGACCTGTTCATTAGAAACATTCTAGTAACGATATAGTAAAAAGACTGAAGCGTTACAGTGGTAAGACTCAGGTTTATATACACGCGACTAAGTCTCATCAAAATACGCTCTCTCAGCTGGCTAACAAATACGAGCTCTGATCACCTTATGCCCATATTTGCGCTATCACTCCCCACGCCCATCAAAATGCACTTCATTGTCTTCTTGTTTCTATGGAAATGGTTGAAGTGTCTGTGCGAATGTTTTATGAAAGTACTGACCCGTCTAACTGCCCGGCGCATATCAGCGGTCACACGGCTGATGTAGAGGCTCCCTTCAGTGTCCATGTAATACAGCCTCAGGGCCTTCAGATTTACCTGAAAAAGAGAGTCAGATTCGTTTCCGTTTGCACGGCCCAGTACATTTTCAAATAACGTTACACATTATTTCGGTgaaacgatattgtaagcttTTATAAAAATTATGTATCAATTTTGCTAATCGGAAAAACACAGCCGTTTGCAGCGAATGATTTCCCAAGGTCTATCGCGTCTTCCATACTGTTTAAGGCAATCGGCATTCTAAGAATACTTTACACACTTTCCAGTACTTGTCTTACTCACAAATCATTTTCTTGCAGCAGGGTCAATGTGTGTTCAATAGCCGTACAAGGGGTGTGGAATATTAAAAGGTTTTCGAACAGCGAaccgaatagcgttctattcgatttgGTGCTCGACTCGAATAGCGCATATTAAAACTACcgaatattttttaaatatttttcgaataatcagcactggCGGGAAAACCTCCATCAAAGGAACAAAATGTTGAAATAGCGAAGGATCACATTTCTTGTTTCGATTACTGAATTAAGAAGGTGCTTGCAGTTTAAGCTTTTGCGAGACTATCGAAGCTTTACTGATCACCGGATTAAGGAATTTTCGCTTTAAACTCCAGTGTGGCCAAAGCGAAATTGTCCGTAATCCACTGTCATTATGTTGAGATTCGTGATGGTGTTCATTCATGAAACATTAACTTTTAGGTCTGAGTACTAGTCAAAAGCGGGTGACAAAGTACCATCTTGAGCACAGAAGTGACTGCTGTGTTCATCCTACAATTAAAAAATACTTCAAAGGCTGTAGTCGCTGCTGTATGTGGGCTTACCACTGTTTACATAATTGTAGTATATTTTCGCGGTGAAATGTAACGGTAATGGTAACTTGTTAAAATTtgcgaatatttgtttcaaataaagcGTCGCGGAATGCTATGCCTTCCTTGAAAATTGTTGCCTTACTGTTAAATggctattcgaacagtattcgattccTATTCGATTTGGTTTAGATTTCACTATCCCCGCACCTCTAAATCGTACAGCTAGAGCAACGGGCTTGTGTGGAATGCTGGAAAGTGGGTTCAAAATCAACTGCCAGACTAATTATTCTCGGTACTGTCCATGCGTCATACTTTAATCGACCTCTTTGATGTCATCTTGGTCATCTCGGTGTGTAACACTAGACACTCGCTATATGTCATTCTACACAATCATTACCATAAATTATGATACACAACGTCACCAACTACAGGAACATAAGTTGGATTGGTAAAGATTGGTGATCGCGTTGACGTAGCCTGGCACTTCCTGCGGATTAATGCGCCGGTAGCTTAGAAATCAGAGCTGCGAAATTTGCTACATTGCTTTATAGGGGCAATGACATGGTCACCCAATAATTCgtggttttcagcaaaaaataccaGTAGAGGTTCTATTGTGCCCATACATATATGAAAACTGGACTGTTAAAAAGAAATACTTCACTGCAAAATAATGGCGTCAGATGACGGCTCCatggtgggacgggacaggggtaaATACCCTCTTTCCCCCAcctcgcccgaaggaaactgccggacttttaataaagtttattcattcattcattcagcgcaaaataagccctagttgtggccggctataaaccccgcccaccgccggcgaccgccattttgccatgacCTGTGTGACACTGTATGGAGCGGAGGCGTTGTCTTCCagtggtgtaggcagaaattttttcggggggtggggggcacctccttggtccgacattgggtccgggcgtataagtggggtcgagtgtcattttgtgttatgtatcccatggggaaaaaaatttcgggggagggcacgggccccgtgtgccccccccccccctcccggctacgccactgttgtcttctaccaaagtttcagccgctgcaaagcTCTCAATTTCAGTCTCAAACTGAAGAAAGCTTAAATAACTCGATTGCAcacgcagctgaccacggaacaagattgatcgccggaatgcagacgctcgcacagcaatcAGCTTGTTATATCACGGCTCGCAAATGCGCCAGTGTTGccagactctcaggccgctcgtctgtttataaaaaaatattcaattatatatTAAGTGCTCGactaaatgcgctaaaatttcgccagcttatttgtgaacgcacaaggataaACCCGCACAGTACAGATAAtcatcgaaaattgggtgtcacgCCCCCTTTTTGACGGGTATAAGAGTTGACTTGAAAGAGAATTTCAGGGAAATTAGCAgcagaaagaaataaaatttGCTAATTCCTTACTGAATTCTTGGTTTCTGAGACGAAGAACTTTTGGCATGTAACTCATGATATAAGTGGTCTCTTTTTTTAGTACGCGACTTAAGCATATACATTCACGCGCCATATAGAAGAGACTCAGAAAATTGTGCACACCTGTTCGTTTAGTCTAAGCCTGTCGATTGCGGTTCCTGCCAGGACGTTCAGCATGAGCGGCAAGTCCTCTGCATACCTTGTCATTGGTCCCACGCAGTTGAACTGCGCCACGTTTTCTCCAAGGTCTGGCATCAGGCCAGTGTTTGGCACCACTCCTGAGGGTAACACGACAAGATGAGAGGTCAGGAAAATAAGCGTAGCGTCGTAATCCGATCCACTTAAAACAGCCCTCTGAAACTGTAATCTTTGGTTTCTAATTGAAATGTTGTGAATTAGGCAACATCATGGTATTATGACAGCCAGTCGATATTAAATGAGGTGCGTAGTACCAAAGTTCTGGATTCTAAGTGTCTTAAGTTTCTAAGAACGAAATTTCTTGGCTcacaagcttgcttttttcgagATCACCAGTTTAATCATCAAAACTTCGGGCCGCAAACGTATGCCCGAATGGCAGGACGCGGGCCTGCGTGCCCACATGCTCTGTTGAAGGGTGCAGGTGACAGATCGGAGTTGATTACAAGGTTGCTAGGTTTAGCTACTTGTCACCAATTTGGCTATTTTCTTAGGCCGATGGCGGCCGAATAAAcctcttggctacttggctactttttcgcTACTTTCGTGCTCCCTCGATTCGAACGAAGTTATCGACACCTGGTGACGTCGCAGGCGTTGGTGTTCAAGAATGAGGCGTCAAAACACGAAGGCCAAGGTGTTTTCCACCTCCCGAAATTAAATTAAATGTGGCACTttcattacacaaaagaaaaagcttttgGGTACGTGGCAGGGACTAGGAGAATGCtttgcatggggcctcatttttCAGACCTCCTATTGCTCAACGCGACCTTGAACCGTAATTGAAAGTAAAAAAGAATATCGAAAGGGCTCAGTATGCTGGGCGCTCTGAACTTATCGACATTTAAAATAATATAACAGACTTAGCACTTGTGCCATTTCTTAGGATTACGTACGGACTGCGACTCAGCACTATTAACTGCTAGGAGTTTGACATCACGCTAGTAATGATTGCGTAATTGACTATATAATTTATACCTAAATCCCAGCAACCTTTATATTGAGCGCACCCGCGCTGTGCTCATTTACATCGTTGTCACAAGGCTGTTGCTTCTGTTCTTCTTGAGAAGAGTAACGCAAGACGCGTGAATAGGGTGCCACTTTTGCAACAGCCAAATACTTCGTCATCCGGCACGTAATAATTGCTAACGTCATCAATTTGTGCTTGAGTCGCAGGAACTGTGATTTTGGATCGTTAATGCTGTAAttattcacagtttcgccgaaaggTTTTTGCATATGGTCATTTAAAAAGAATCGTCGCAGTTCTTTTCACACACTTGCTACTTTTGGCTCCTTTTACTGCACTTGACTCAAGTAGgttactttttggctagtttgcCAATTTTTCTACTATTTTATCTATTTTCGACCTGGCCACTCTGCTCCTTTCGCTCTCACATGCATAACACTGCACCACTGAACTAGTGCACcgggttgaagaaaaaaaatgagtttcgaAACCAAATGAAAAAACTTGATTTGCGGCTATCACCAGCTGTTGGCTTGTGGCCGAAGATCCCGCAGTAGGCGGCTGGTATTCGCACGCTTCCCGCGACGTCTGTTCCCAGGCCAATCAGGGATCCAGCCGCTGCAAGGAGACTTCCCTCTCCACCTGTGGTTTGCGAAAAGAATGAATAGTCAAACACCACCCCGTGCTTATTGGATGCAACAGACTGCGTAAGTTTCTTGTCATATACGTCCTTCTGGGAACAATCAGCTATACTGTTTGATTTCGTTTGGTCTAGACGGCTTCTAGATTGTTTTATGTGTCAAGCACATTAGGGGCCCCGGGCTGTCGTCTGATGTATCTCATGCCATCTGCTGCAACCTCCTGtgatctcatgtcgtcgcttggcgtcacgcaggcaaaatcttgtatagcatagccaagTATATTGTTGCATAACAAAAGATACGGAAAGGGGAATAGAGGttaaggaggagggcagagagtaaggcatagcatagcaatgtatatTATAGCATTGTCATGagtagtatggtatagcaaggggtgggaaagggaagtgagggtgaggacgagtGCTGCTTAAAATAGTAAAACAGCACCAGTCATCGCCTCTGGCTTTAGCTAGTCTCCGTCACGAAGACAACGCACACGTATGATTCTCGTCGAGTAAGAATATTCAGAGCCTTATTCACACAGAAGCACGACACGAAGATTAAATGCCATCGGCTTTGACACCTCTTATATCTAACTACAGATCTATTCTACAGAGGATAGAGAAAGATAGTCACATACTAAATGCTAGAATTTGGTACTTGTGACATCACAAACCTTGTGTTTTCGACAGGCACATTTCCAGATAACGTGAAAATAGCTAGGCTCGTCTTCCTTCATAGAGGTAGTGCCACTGATTGCATTGGtaattacaggccaatatcgATACTCCCGCTATTGTCTAAAATTATTGAAA
This window of the Rhipicephalus sanguineus isolate Rsan-2018 chromosome 2, BIME_Rsan_1.4, whole genome shotgun sequence genome carries:
- the LOC119383730 gene encoding fatty-acid amide hydrolase 2-A, which translates into the protein MATILGSCRELLHELGIYLWCTVARLVFALWCCWKKPLQLPPVTDKLLLRSATSLAADIRNGKVKSVDLVSAYIRRIREVQPIINAVVEERFEEALKDAEEVDRLMASATMSASQMSKEKPLLGLPFTSKNSIAIRGMRHDAGSLFWLGRRAVEDAPSVASLRQGGAIPLALTNVPELCMWSESHNLLDGCTQNPHDTRRSPGGSSGGEGSLLAAAGSLIGLGTDVAGSVRIPAAYCGIFGHKPTAGVVPNTGLMPDLGENVAQFNCVGPMTRYAEDLPLMLNVLAGTAIDRLRLNEQVNLKALRLYYMDTEGSLYISRVTADMRRAVRRVTQYLTVEHGLEANQLHLPEMRFGMEEWFKVIAIKDPTPLAHIFRPGGFNTLVELLRHLVGAGRHTLAALVASRTASLYSFRSEQKAQAFTASIERARDRFEETLGDDGVLVLPASTSDAPFQNQEFLFVDSTGMTALFNLFKVPATVCPVMLSRENLPSCIQVVAKRGNDRICLAVAKEIEKRFGGWADPSAKLQ